The following proteins are co-located in the Megalops cyprinoides isolate fMegCyp1 chromosome 15, fMegCyp1.pri, whole genome shotgun sequence genome:
- the LOC118790390 gene encoding erythroblast NAD(P)(+)--arginine ADP-ribosyltransferase-like, producing MKLPKATTHLHSLHKRTIAILDMAPNSVDDCYQSCTAKMFRDVREKYLINEFTIQPEFKNLWLKTKNNLKYKQKPIFLMEEHLIALNIYTQNEIYAKFNAATRIGASKYKGDFPYKSLYFLLSDSIRRIKEYGIINNQANRCLTTYRGTSLPFKDVSVGVEVRFGSFTSSSKNVEAAKKFGKTTCFKIETCLGAEISSYSVYPGEDEVLIPPYEKFKVIDKSKNKGCDVVYRLKSTGMQCNLLCSLFK from the exons ATGAAACTG CCAAAGGCCACAACTCACTTACATTCCCTTCATAAGAGGACCATAGCGATTTTGGACATGGCTCCCAATTCTGTGGACGACTGTTACCAGAGCTGTACAGCGAAGATGTTCAGAGATGTCCGGGAGAAGTACCTAATAAATGAATTCACCATTCAGCCAGAGTTCAAGAACCTTTggctaaaaactaaaaataacttGAAATATAAGCAAAAACCAATCTTTCTGATGGAAGAGCATTTGATTGCattaaacatatatacacaaaatgaaatttatgcAAAATTTAATGCAGCCACCCGCATTGGAGCAAGCAAATACAAAGGGGACTTTCCATACAAGTCACTGTATTTCCTTTTGTCCGATTCCATCCGTCGAATCAAAGAGTATGGTATCATAAATAATCAAGCCAATCGCTGTCTGACAACATACCGTGGAACCTCACTTCCATTTAAAGATGTGTCTGTTGGTGTAGAAGTCAGATTCGGATCTTTCACTTCCAGCTCTAAGAATGTAGAGGCGGcaaaaaaatttggaaaaacaacatgttttaaaattgaGACCTGTTTGGGTGCTGAGATAAGTTCCTACTCTGTATATCCTGGAGAGGACGAGGTTCTTATCCCACCCTATGAAAAGTTTAAAGTTATtgacaaaagtaaaaataaaggctGTGATGTTGTCTACAGACTCAAAAGTACAGGAATGCAGTGCAATTTGCTGTGCTCTTTGTTCAAGTAA
- the LOC118790391 gene encoding GPI-linked NAD(P)(+)--arginine ADP-ribosyltransferase 1-like, producing MAPKATSHLHSLHKRAIAILDMAPNSVDDCYQTCTEKMFRDVRKKYLKNDFNANPEFQTLWQQTKQTLEKNTDFLKEEHLIALKMYTGSSIYAQFNAATRNGASKYKGNFPYKSLYFLLSDAVRRIKENDILINRANRCLTTYRGISLPFKDASVGSEVRFGSFTSSSKNEMTAQAFGKTTCFKIETCLGAEIRSYSVYPGEDEVLIPPYEKFKVIDKSKNKGCDVVYRLKSTGMQCNLLCSLFK from the exons atGGCG CCAAAGGCCACATCTCACTTACACTCCCTTCATAAGAGGGCCATAGCGATTTTGGACATGGCTCCCAATTCTGTGGACGACTGTTACCAGACCTGTACAGAGAAGATGTTCAGAGATGTCCGGAAGAAGTACCTAAAGAATGATTTCAACGCTAATCCAGAATTCCAAACACTTTGGCAACAAACTAAACAAaccttggaaaaaaacacagactttttGAAGGAGGAACATTtgattgcattaaaaatgtatacaggaAGCAGTATTTATGCACAATTTAATGCAGCTACCCGTAATGGAGCGAGTAAATACAAAGGGAACTTTCCATACAAGTCACTGTATTTCCTTTTGTCCGATGCCGTCCGTCGAATCAAAGAGAATGATATCTTAATAAATCGAGCCAATCGCTGTCTGACAACATACCGTGGAATCTCACTTCCATTTAAAGATGCGTCTGTTGGTTCAGAAGTCAGATTCGGATCTTTCACTTCCAGCTCTAAGAATGAAATGACGGCACAAGCTTttggaaaaacaacatgttttaaaattgaGACCTGTTTGGGTGCTGAGATAAGATCCTACTCTGTATATCCTGGAGAGGACGAGGTTCTTATCCCACCCTATGAAAAGTTTAAAGTTATtgacaaaagtaaaaataaaggctGTGATGTTGTCTACAGACTCAAAAGTACaggaatgcagtgtaatttgcTGTGCTCTTTGTTCAAGTAA